From a single Candidatus Chlorobium masyuteum genomic region:
- the ald gene encoding alanine dehydrogenase, producing MNIGIPVERKSGENRVACTPSGVRNLVSAGHRVVVEAGAGLGSGFSDDKYRRAGAQLTASTEKVWKSDMVVKVKEPLEEEYRFFREELTLFTFLHLAGVPDLAEKLLDSGVTALAYETVEENGRRPLLAPMSEIAGKMSVLMGAYYLSRHHGGNGKLIGGVPGVLPGRVAILGGGLAGMHAAKVAAALGADVTVLEVDQERMRYLETSLPSQVHTLYSTEQHIEEQLEMVDLLIGAVLVPGAVAPKLVSRSMLKKMKQGAVLVDIAVDQGGCIETTRPTTHESPVFVDEGVVHYCVANMPAAYPQTSTEALTGATLPYVRRIADLGLESAMVMMPGLSSGLNIWNGRVTHEALARSLGKPFHENPFA from the coding sequence ATGAATATCGGAATTCCTGTTGAACGAAAATCCGGAGAGAACAGGGTCGCCTGCACCCCTTCCGGAGTTCGTAATCTTGTTTCTGCCGGCCACCGTGTTGTGGTTGAAGCAGGTGCAGGGCTCGGAAGCGGCTTCAGTGACGATAAGTACCGTCGTGCCGGAGCACAGCTCACCGCTTCGACCGAAAAGGTGTGGAAGAGTGATATGGTGGTGAAGGTCAAGGAGCCCCTTGAAGAGGAGTACCGTTTTTTCCGGGAGGAACTCACGCTTTTTACCTTTCTGCACCTTGCAGGGGTGCCGGATTTGGCAGAGAAGCTGCTTGATTCCGGCGTGACCGCACTTGCCTATGAGACGGTTGAGGAGAATGGACGCCGACCACTGCTTGCACCCATGAGTGAAATTGCAGGGAAGATGAGTGTTCTTATGGGAGCATACTATCTCAGCCGTCATCATGGCGGGAACGGGAAGCTGATCGGCGGAGTTCCGGGTGTTCTGCCCGGCAGGGTTGCCATACTCGGCGGAGGGCTGGCCGGTATGCATGCCGCAAAGGTCGCGGCCGCGCTTGGCGCAGATGTCACCGTGCTTGAAGTCGATCAGGAGCGCATGCGCTATCTGGAAACGTCACTTCCTTCCCAGGTGCATACGCTCTACTCAACCGAGCAGCATATTGAGGAGCAGCTTGAAATGGTTGATCTCCTGATCGGCGCGGTTCTTGTTCCCGGAGCGGTAGCACCGAAACTCGTCAGCCGCTCAATGCTGAAGAAAATGAAGCAGGGAGCAGTGCTTGTCGATATAGCTGTTGATCAGGGCGGATGTATTGAAACCACCAGACCGACAACCCATGAATCACCTGTTTTTGTGGATGAGGGGGTTGTACATTACTGTGTGGCCAATATGCCTGCTGCCTACCCGCAAACATCAACGGAGGCACTCACCGGAGCCACCCTTCCCTATGTCAGAAGAATTGCTGATCTCGGCCTGGAGAGTGCCATGGTCATGATGCCGGGTCTCTCATCGGGACTGAACATCTGGAACGGCAGGGTGACCCATGAAGCGCTTGCCCGATCACTCGGAAAACCCTTTCATGAGAATCCGTTTGCCTGA
- a CDS encoding SulP family inorganic anion transporter — translation MFKPKLFTILHELTPERIGKDVISGVLVGIVALPLAIAFAIASGVSPEKGLISAVIGGFLVSFLGGSRVQIGGPTGAFIVILFGIVQEYGLNGLLLATMMAGVILMIMGFAQFGSLIKFIPYPVIVGFTSGIAVIIFSSQVKEFLGLSIDTVPPDFIGKWSAFALNIETIDLPSLLIGLLALFIIMFWPKLSHKIPGSLVALVVTTVIVQQFHLGVATIESRFGEIPSMIPSPVLPIFDFATIRKLLMPATTIALLGAIEALLSAVVADGMIGGKHKSNMELIAQGVANIITPLFGGLPVTGAIARTATNVKNGGRTPLSGIVHAVTLLLIMVLFGKWAKLIPMPALAAILIIVAWNMSEIKVFRQLLKSPKSDVSVLLTTFGLTVVFDLTVAIEIGMLLSVILFMQRMAELSNVGMMTGELKDRDEEEDPNTIVTRRVPEGVEVFEISGPFFFGAATKFRDAMHIVEKAPKIRIIRMRKVLSIDATGLNMMRELLKDSNKSSTRLILSGVHAQPLFALQQYGLYDEIGEENIFGNIDDALDHAREILGLPKQGRQLNFVPTVQREMTRE, via the coding sequence ATGTTCAAACCAAAACTTTTCACGATTTTACATGAGCTCACCCCTGAGCGGATAGGAAAGGATGTTATTTCCGGTGTACTTGTCGGTATTGTTGCTCTCCCGCTGGCAATCGCCTTTGCCATCGCATCCGGAGTTTCACCGGAAAAAGGGCTCATCAGTGCTGTTATCGGCGGATTTCTTGTCTCCTTTCTCGGAGGAAGCCGGGTACAGATTGGAGGACCGACCGGTGCTTTTATTGTCATTCTTTTCGGAATTGTGCAGGAGTACGGCCTTAACGGCCTTCTGCTTGCAACCATGATGGCCGGTGTTATCCTGATGATCATGGGTTTTGCCCAGTTCGGTTCGCTCATCAAATTCATCCCCTATCCGGTGATTGTCGGCTTTACCAGCGGCATTGCCGTCATTATTTTTTCCAGCCAGGTCAAGGAGTTTCTCGGCCTTTCAATCGACACTGTTCCCCCTGACTTTATCGGCAAGTGGAGCGCCTTTGCACTCAACATAGAGACCATTGACCTGCCAAGCCTGTTGATCGGCCTCCTGGCGCTCTTCATCATTATGTTCTGGCCGAAACTTTCGCACAAGATTCCGGGATCACTGGTCGCTCTTGTTGTCACGACGGTTATTGTGCAGCAGTTTCACCTCGGTGTAGCCACCATCGAAAGCCGTTTCGGAGAGATTCCCTCCATGATTCCCTCACCGGTACTTCCCATATTCGATTTTGCCACTATCCGCAAACTGCTTATGCCGGCAACCACCATTGCCCTGCTTGGAGCAATTGAAGCACTCCTGTCGGCTGTTGTGGCCGATGGTATGATCGGCGGCAAACACAAGTCAAATATGGAGCTTATTGCTCAGGGCGTGGCAAATATCATTACCCCGCTGTTCGGCGGACTCCCGGTAACCGGAGCAATTGCCAGAACGGCGACCAACGTAAAGAACGGGGGAAGAACCCCTCTGTCCGGTATTGTTCATGCCGTGACGCTTCTGTTAATCATGGTACTTTTCGGAAAGTGGGCAAAGCTCATCCCGATGCCCGCACTTGCAGCAATCCTCATAATTGTTGCCTGGAACATGAGCGAAATCAAGGTATTCCGTCAACTGCTCAAAAGCCCGAAAAGCGATGTCAGCGTCTTGCTTACCACCTTCGGCCTGACCGTTGTTTTTGATCTGACGGTCGCTATAGAGATCGGCATGCTGCTCTCGGTTATCCTCTTTATGCAGCGCATGGCCGAACTCTCAAATGTAGGTATGATGACCGGAGAGCTGAAAGACAGGGATGAAGAGGAGGATCCCAACACCATCGTAACCCGGAGAGTGCCCGAAGGGGTTGAAGTTTTTGAAATCAGCGGGCCATTCTTCTTCGGTGCGGCAACCAAGTTCAGGGACGCCATGCATATTGTAGAAAAGGCACCGAAAATACGCATCATCAGAATGCGCAAGGTGCTCTCGATTGATGCAACAGGCCTGAATATGATGCGGGAACTGCTCAAGGACAGCAACAAGAGCTCAACCCGGCTGATACTCTCGGGTGTTCATGCCCAGCCGCTCTTTGCCCTTCAGCAATACGGACTCTACGACGAGATCGGTGAAGAGAACATTTTCGGCAATATTGATGACGCTCTCGACCATGCACGGGAGATTCTCGGGCTGCCGAAACAGGGACGCCAACTGAACTTTGTCCCCACGGTGCAGAGGGAGATGACCAGGGAGTAG
- a CDS encoding phage portal protein, whose protein sequence is MAKSGKRAELEQVHDVYRENLKEWEFFGRAYRGGRSWQEAELLYRYHEERRVSYAERLRQTPMDNHCKSVVHTYSGFIWREPPKRSFGSLENNRALLAMAVNADKQECSLNEFMKSSQEWASVFGVCWIVMDKPAAKVRTKADEIERDVRPYLRLYFPEHVLDWDFTENPFGKLELSYLKVREGLKSAGDYRYRIWTPKSVEVWRATRREEPVLESTMVNPIGVVPAVPHYNTKPLMPGLAISDLQDVARVQMSLYNDLSELSQMIRSSNHKTLVKNAKDDASTGAGGVIVMDEDTLPAKKPYLLQADADALAGLLDAMERKVEMINRMAHLTPLRQYRTQISSAVAIETEFQILNTLLAQKAAQLELTENRLFRIFCRWEGTDFEQAKIEIIYPVRFELRDRGADLEYLTKAKAVAEKIASPTLRLEIDRQLARLVLERDDVLEVVERELRGSGGSESGG, encoded by the coding sequence ATGGCAAAGAGTGGAAAGCGGGCGGAGCTGGAGCAGGTTCATGATGTGTATCGGGAGAATCTGAAGGAGTGGGAGTTTTTTGGCCGGGCTTATAGGGGCGGACGGAGCTGGCAGGAGGCAGAGTTGTTGTACCGGTATCATGAGGAGCGGCGGGTTTCGTATGCGGAGCGGTTGCGGCAGACTCCGATGGATAATCATTGCAAGAGTGTGGTGCATACCTATTCGGGCTTTATTTGGCGTGAACCGCCGAAGCGGAGCTTTGGATCTCTTGAAAATAACCGCGCCTTGCTGGCGATGGCGGTGAATGCTGACAAGCAGGAGTGCTCGCTCAATGAGTTTATGAAATCATCTCAGGAGTGGGCTTCGGTGTTTGGGGTGTGCTGGATTGTGATGGATAAGCCTGCGGCGAAAGTGCGCACAAAGGCTGATGAGATTGAGCGCGATGTGCGGCCGTATTTGCGCCTCTATTTTCCGGAGCATGTGCTTGACTGGGATTTTACGGAGAATCCCTTCGGGAAACTTGAATTGAGCTACCTGAAGGTGCGGGAGGGTTTGAAGAGCGCGGGTGATTACCGGTACCGGATATGGACACCAAAGAGCGTTGAGGTGTGGCGCGCCACAAGGCGGGAGGAGCCGGTGCTGGAGTCAACAATGGTGAATCCGATTGGTGTTGTGCCTGCTGTGCCGCATTACAACACAAAGCCGCTGATGCCAGGGCTGGCAATCAGTGATTTGCAGGATGTGGCGCGGGTGCAGATGAGCCTGTATAATGACCTTTCAGAGCTTTCGCAGATGATTCGGAGTTCGAATCATAAGACGCTGGTGAAGAATGCAAAGGATGATGCAAGTACCGGTGCAGGCGGTGTGATTGTGATGGATGAGGATACCTTGCCTGCAAAGAAGCCTTATCTCTTGCAGGCAGATGCTGATGCCCTTGCCGGGCTGCTCGATGCGATGGAGCGGAAGGTTGAGATGATTAACCGGATGGCACATTTAACGCCGTTAAGGCAGTACAGAACGCAGATTTCTTCGGCAGTGGCCATTGAAACGGAGTTTCAGATTCTGAATACGCTGCTGGCACAAAAGGCGGCTCAGCTTGAGTTGACAGAGAACCGGCTGTTCAGAATTTTCTGCCGGTGGGAAGGAACTGATTTTGAACAGGCAAAGATCGAGATTATTTACCCGGTACGATTTGAGCTGCGTGACCGGGGCGCTGACCTGGAGTATTTGACGAAGGCGAAGGCTGTGGCGGAGAAAATTGCATCACCGACGTTACGGCTTGAGATTGACCGGCAGTTGGCGCGGTTGGTTCTGGAGCGCGATGATGTGCTGGAGGTGGTTGAAAGGGAGTTGCGGGGGAGTGGCGGTTCTGAAAGCGGAGGGTGA
- a CDS encoding transposase, with the protein MADSLPQEVLKQFELEIASVAEDRRERCRRKLIEKYMDSGMGCCALQHPVVADVVQNSFFAFDGVKYPLIAWCIMPNHVHILIEPLIELGKIVQSWKSFTGRWVMKHNAELELGVPGKRLWMREYWDRYIRNEGHLQTVIEYIHQNPVKAHLCQFPETWRWSSAYPGAPSFISAQ; encoded by the coding sequence TTGGCTGATAGTCTTCCACAAGAGGTGTTAAAGCAGTTTGAACTCGAGATAGCTTCTGTAGCGGAAGATCGGCGAGAGCGGTGCCGCCGGAAATTGATAGAAAAATATATGGATTCGGGCATGGGTTGTTGTGCATTACAACATCCTGTGGTAGCAGATGTTGTACAGAACTCCTTTTTTGCATTTGATGGTGTGAAATATCCTTTAATTGCCTGGTGTATAATGCCGAACCATGTGCATATTCTTATTGAGCCTTTGATTGAGTTGGGAAAGATTGTGCAGTCATGGAAATCCTTTACAGGGCGCTGGGTGATGAAACATAATGCCGAGCTGGAGCTCGGCGTTCCCGGCAAAAGACTTTGGATGCGTGAATATTGGGATCGTTATATCCGCAATGAAGGACATTTGCAAACAGTGATTGAGTATATTCACCAAAACCCGGTGAAGGCACATTTGTGTCAATTTCCCGAAACATGGAGATGGAGCAGTGCCTATCCGGGAGCGCCGAGCTTCATCTCTGCACAGTAG
- a CDS encoding TspO/MBR family protein has translation MSTWYEGLKKPHLTPPNKFFWPVWIAIYILIFGAFSLYFIAPSHPHLYTTITLLIIHFTAAFNWTGIFFSRKKILLALFDLLFIDITLVAIILLFLQASTPAALLLLPYLGWGLFATYLNWHIYRLNR, from the coding sequence ATGAGTACATGGTATGAAGGGTTAAAAAAGCCTCACCTGACCCCGCCGAACAAGTTTTTCTGGCCGGTCTGGATTGCGATATACATCCTCATTTTCGGAGCCTTTTCACTCTACTTTATTGCTCCTTCGCACCCTCATCTCTACACCACGATCACGCTGCTCATCATCCATTTTACCGCCGCCTTTAACTGGACGGGAATTTTTTTCTCCCGAAAAAAAATACTGCTCGCTTTGTTTGACCTCCTCTTCATCGACATCACCCTTGTTGCAATCATTCTGCTTTTTCTGCAGGCAAGCACGCCAGCAGCTCTTCTCCTGCTCCCCTACCTCGGCTGGGGGCTCTTTGCTACCTATCTGAACTGGCACATCTACAGGCTTAACCGGTAG
- a CDS encoding terminase large subunit domain-containing protein, with protein sequence MKFVIDKRRMLQHQREFWELPNFIKLLVGGYGCGKTRIGALRSIWCSYINAPVPHLYVSPSYKQARKTVIISISELLDAAGARYTYHKTNHEFFIKNWNGNIWIGSGDHPDSLKGPNLGSAGIDEPFLMKEVVFDNVLSRLRHPAAKHRELFLTGTPEQLNWGYDVARNLDGQYDLGVVVGRTADNVHLPTQFVTMLEKAFDEQQRRAYMNGEFLNLTAGRVYKYFDRLRHCGGRTVPEGCEIMAGIDFNVDYMTAVVFTVLDERHIHCFYEIRLQDASTYDLADVLYERYPGITVFPDPAGRARKSSSDKTDFTILKDKGFNVVARPAHPPVKSRVNAVNKLLREGLLTVENCPCLVRDLEQVAWKNGEIDKLTRPELTHASDAIGYPVEKLFPVRLPQRSYKGQPEHWRV encoded by the coding sequence ATGAAGTTCGTCATTGACAAGAGGCGGATGCTGCAACATCAGCGGGAGTTTTGGGAGCTGCCGAATTTTATCAAGCTGCTGGTTGGCGGGTATGGGTGCGGCAAAACAAGGATTGGGGCGTTGCGCTCAATCTGGTGCTCCTATATAAATGCTCCTGTTCCCCATTTGTATGTATCTCCTTCGTACAAGCAGGCGCGCAAGACGGTGATTATTTCGATTTCGGAGCTACTTGATGCGGCTGGTGCGCGGTATACCTACCACAAGACGAACCATGAGTTTTTTATCAAGAACTGGAATGGCAATATCTGGATTGGATCAGGTGATCATCCTGATTCGCTGAAGGGGCCGAACCTTGGGAGTGCGGGGATTGATGAGCCGTTTTTGATGAAGGAGGTGGTGTTTGATAATGTGTTGTCGCGGTTGCGCCATCCGGCGGCGAAGCACAGGGAGCTGTTTTTGACGGGGACGCCGGAGCAGTTGAATTGGGGGTATGATGTTGCGCGGAACCTGGATGGGCAGTATGACCTGGGGGTTGTGGTTGGGCGGACGGCTGATAATGTGCATTTGCCAACTCAGTTTGTGACGATGCTGGAGAAGGCGTTTGATGAGCAGCAGCGGCGCGCTTATATGAATGGTGAGTTTTTGAACCTTACGGCGGGCCGGGTGTACAAGTATTTTGACCGGTTGCGGCACTGCGGAGGCCGGACGGTGCCGGAGGGGTGCGAAATTATGGCGGGCATTGATTTTAATGTGGATTACATGACGGCGGTGGTGTTTACCGTTCTTGATGAGCGTCATATTCACTGCTTTTATGAAATCCGGCTGCAGGACGCTTCGACCTATGATTTGGCGGATGTGCTGTATGAGCGATATCCGGGTATAACGGTGTTTCCGGACCCGGCAGGACGGGCGCGCAAGAGTTCATCTGACAAGACGGATTTTACGATTCTGAAGGATAAAGGGTTTAATGTTGTGGCGCGCCCGGCTCATCCGCCGGTGAAGAGCAGAGTGAATGCGGTGAACAAGTTGCTGCGTGAGGGGCTCTTGACGGTGGAGAATTGCCCTTGTCTGGTGCGTGACCTGGAACAGGTGGCTTGGAAAAATGGTGAGATTGACAAGTTGACGCGACCGGAGCTGACGCATGCTTCGGATGCGATCGGGTATCCGGTTGAGAAGTTGTTTCCGGTTCGTTTGCCTCAACGGAGTTATAAGGGGCAGCCGGAACATTGGAGGGTGTGA
- a CDS encoding trans-sulfuration enzyme family protein, with the protein MSFQTDTIHAGVGPDKAYGAIMTPIYQSSTFVFEDIGKHRGFDYTRSGNPTRKALEDNLCALEGCSFAVAVTTGMAAITSTLSIFKSGDEIICTDDCYGGTSRLMTTVEEHFGIKVHFVNLQEAANLEHYVNERTKAVWVETPSNPLLNLVDIHAVALLAKTHGLLTIVDNTFLSPYGQKPFELGADIVVHSTTKYLNGHSDVVGGAVLSNSEDLDARLKFIVNALGTCAQPFDCWLVLRGIKTLVVRMREHEKNALAVAEFLEKHPKVKRVFYPGLPAHPQHELARLQQKSFGGMVSFELEGKIEDVNRVLTGTKLFSLAESLGGVESLIEHPATMSHASMDYDHRQAAGITDTIIRLSIGIEDCDDLIADLQSALG; encoded by the coding sequence ATGAGTTTTCAGACTGACACGATCCATGCAGGAGTTGGGCCTGACAAGGCATACGGCGCCATTATGACCCCGATCTACCAGAGCTCGACCTTTGTGTTTGAGGATATCGGCAAACACCGGGGATTCGATTACACCCGGAGCGGCAACCCGACACGCAAGGCGCTCGAAGACAACCTCTGCGCGCTTGAAGGGTGTTCATTCGCTGTTGCGGTGACGACCGGTATGGCGGCCATTACCTCAACGCTCAGCATCTTCAAATCCGGAGATGAGATTATCTGTACTGATGACTGTTATGGCGGTACCTCCCGTCTCATGACAACGGTCGAAGAGCATTTCGGTATCAAGGTGCACTTTGTGAATCTGCAGGAGGCAGCCAATCTCGAACATTACGTCAATGAGAGAACAAAAGCGGTGTGGGTCGAGACCCCTTCAAATCCGCTTCTGAATCTGGTTGATATTCATGCGGTTGCCCTGCTGGCAAAGACCCACGGGCTGCTCACCATTGTTGATAACACCTTTCTCTCGCCATACGGTCAGAAACCCTTCGAGCTTGGAGCTGATATTGTGGTGCACTCTACCACCAAGTATCTCAACGGCCACTCCGATGTGGTTGGAGGAGCCGTGCTCTCCAATAGTGAAGACCTTGATGCCCGCCTGAAGTTTATTGTCAATGCGCTCGGAACCTGCGCGCAGCCGTTCGACTGCTGGCTGGTGCTTCGCGGGATCAAAACCCTTGTTGTTCGTATGAGGGAGCATGAGAAGAACGCCCTTGCCGTAGCGGAATTTCTTGAGAAGCACCCGAAGGTCAAGCGGGTTTTCTACCCGGGTCTTCCTGCCCATCCACAGCATGAGCTTGCCAGATTGCAGCAGAAGAGTTTTGGCGGTATGGTCTCTTTTGAGCTTGAAGGCAAGATCGAAGATGTCAACCGGGTGCTGACGGGTACAAAGCTTTTTTCGCTTGCCGAAAGTCTCGGTGGTGTTGAGTCACTGATTGAGCATCCGGCTACCATGAGTCATGCTTCAATGGATTATGATCACCGACAGGCAGCGGGAATTACCGATACCATTATCAGGCTCTCAATCGGCATTGAAGATTGCGATGACCTTATTGCCGATCTGCAGAGTGCACTTGGCTGA
- a CDS encoding M48 family metallopeptidase gives MPFPFFTNNTPSAASAPFPYTLKVSARAKSARLKMTPHGGLVVVVPPGFDKKQIATLLLHHEAWIKKVSARFDAHRPDPLPSSAGGLPCTIDFPGFAESWSVVYNDRGSGEVELIEELDRTLLVSGDVADKALTQKLLSLWLKKRAQVHLLPALEKLAAAHGFSYTSAGVRLQHSRWGSCSSRRTITLNSKLLFLPDYLVRYIMVHELCHTVQMNHSRAFWSLVHQHDPLCQSNNREMKTAWKYVPVWVGSGAHHN, from the coding sequence ATGCCCTTCCCGTTTTTTACGAATAACACTCCTTCTGCGGCCAGTGCGCCCTTTCCCTACACGCTGAAGGTGAGTGCAAGAGCCAAGTCTGCGCGACTGAAAATGACGCCGCATGGCGGCCTTGTGGTAGTGGTTCCTCCGGGATTCGATAAAAAACAGATTGCAACGCTGCTGCTGCACCATGAGGCGTGGATAAAAAAAGTTTCGGCCCGATTTGATGCCCATCGCCCTGATCCTCTCCCTTCAAGTGCCGGGGGATTACCCTGTACCATTGATTTCCCGGGGTTTGCTGAATCGTGGAGCGTGGTCTACAACGATAGAGGAAGCGGAGAGGTTGAGCTGATTGAAGAGCTGGACCGTACGCTCCTTGTTTCAGGTGATGTTGCCGATAAAGCGCTTACGCAAAAACTGCTCTCTCTCTGGTTGAAAAAGCGGGCTCAGGTGCACCTGCTTCCTGCGCTTGAAAAACTTGCTGCCGCCCATGGATTCAGCTACACTTCTGCCGGTGTTCGCCTGCAGCACTCACGGTGGGGAAGCTGCTCATCGCGCCGCACGATAACCCTGAACAGCAAGCTGCTCTTTCTGCCCGACTATCTTGTCCGCTACATTATGGTGCATGAGCTTTGTCACACGGTGCAGATGAATCACTCCAGAGCGTTCTGGTCGCTGGTTCATCAGCATGACCCGTTGTGCCAGAGCAACAACAGGGAGATGAAGACGGCATGGAAGTATGTCCCCGTCTGGGTGGGGAGCGGGGCTCATCACAATTAA
- a CDS encoding PPC domain-containing DNA-binding protein: MKYSEARQGRTFIIRLEDGEIVHEKLEQFVRDHAIARASLIAIGGADKGSLLVVGPDESRSHPVTPMTHELYDAHEITGTGTIFPDDEGNPVLHMHMACGREENTVTGCIRKGVKVWLVMEIVLTELLENSAIRQLDPHSGFKLLVP, translated from the coding sequence ATGAAATATTCAGAGGCTCGGCAGGGCAGGACCTTTATCATAAGACTTGAGGATGGCGAAATCGTACATGAGAAACTTGAGCAGTTTGTAAGAGATCACGCTATCGCGAGGGCATCGCTTATTGCCATCGGCGGAGCCGACAAGGGCAGTCTGCTTGTCGTCGGCCCTGATGAGAGCCGCTCACATCCGGTCACTCCGATGACTCATGAACTCTATGATGCTCATGAAATTACCGGAACAGGAACCATTTTTCCCGATGATGAGGGCAATCCGGTGCTCCATATGCATATGGCGTGCGGTCGTGAGGAAAATACCGTTACCGGTTGTATTCGCAAGGGCGTGAAGGTGTGGCTGGTCATGGAGATCGTTCTGACTGAGCTGCTCGAAAACAGTGCGATCCGTCAACTTGACCCGCACTCCGGATTCAAGCTGCTTGTTCCCTGA
- a CDS encoding thioredoxin domain-containing protein → MATILFYEKPGCQNNTRQKLLLKQSGHLVEAVNLLEHPWSKTELEHYLGEKPVAEWFNMAAPKVKSGAINPHLFSREEAIALMIREPLFIKRPLMKIGTCSLQGFDIEELKKLINLVEQDEQSEDLSDMNSCPHNNNYSCTNKE, encoded by the coding sequence ATGGCAACCATACTCTTTTACGAAAAGCCGGGGTGCCAGAACAATACCCGGCAAAAATTGCTGCTGAAGCAGTCAGGGCACCTTGTTGAAGCCGTTAATCTGCTTGAACACCCCTGGTCGAAAACGGAGCTTGAGCACTATCTCGGAGAGAAGCCTGTAGCCGAATGGTTCAATATGGCGGCGCCCAAGGTAAAGTCAGGAGCAATAAACCCTCATCTGTTCAGCAGAGAGGAGGCAATTGCGCTCATGATCAGGGAGCCGCTCTTCATAAAACGGCCTCTGATGAAAATCGGCACTTGCTCCCTTCAGGGATTCGACATTGAAGAGCTGAAAAAGCTGATAAACCTGGTGGAGCAGGATGAACAATCAGAAGATTTGAGCGACATGAACTCATGCCCTCACAACAACAACTATTCATGCACAAATAAGGAGTAA
- a CDS encoding CHAP domain-containing protein, protein MNYPGSIIKLGEINGVIMKAVKQRLNELLAAETDDSIRLDTDDPIFGSKTVEAVMLFQARNVDAAGRPLVQDGEIGPLTWHALFYDDEHDGAGAPPSRFLASVVAVAACEVVKNVREQPRNSNRGPEVEAYLKSVNVPPGYSWCCAFVHWCFDGAARLAGRENPMPKTGGCLDHWNRCQEAGAARINAYDARNNPSLVMPGMVFIMDHGSGLGHTGIIESINGGLLHTIEGNTDASKTREGGGVYRLVRKVKEVNKGFIDYTNA, encoded by the coding sequence ATGAACTATCCCGGAAGCATCATTAAACTCGGCGAGATCAATGGCGTCATTATGAAGGCGGTGAAGCAGCGACTGAATGAGCTGCTCGCTGCTGAAACTGACGATTCAATCCGCCTTGACACGGACGATCCGATTTTTGGAAGCAAAACCGTTGAAGCAGTTATGCTGTTTCAGGCGCGCAATGTGGATGCTGCCGGGCGCCCGCTCGTTCAGGATGGCGAGATTGGGCCGCTGACCTGGCATGCCCTTTTTTATGATGATGAGCATGACGGCGCCGGTGCTCCACCTTCGCGCTTTTTGGCGAGTGTTGTTGCGGTTGCGGCGTGCGAAGTGGTTAAAAATGTTCGTGAACAGCCTCGCAACTCGAACAGAGGCCCGGAGGTTGAGGCTTATTTGAAGAGTGTTAATGTGCCGCCCGGTTATTCGTGGTGCTGTGCGTTTGTGCATTGGTGCTTTGACGGAGCAGCGCGGTTGGCGGGGAGAGAAAACCCGATGCCGAAAACTGGCGGGTGCCTTGACCACTGGAACAGGTGCCAGGAGGCCGGGGCGGCAAGGATCAATGCTTATGATGCGCGCAATAATCCCTCGCTGGTGATGCCCGGCATGGTTTTCATTATGGATCATGGATCCGGACTTGGCCATACGGGTATTATTGAAAGCATCAACGGCGGGTTGCTGCATACCATTGAGGGGAATACCGATGCAAGCAAGACGCGCGAAGGGGGCGGAGTGTACCGGCTGGTTCGCAAGGTGAAGGAGGTCAACAAGGGCTTTATTGATTATACCAATGCGTAG
- a CDS encoding class I SAM-dependent methyltransferase has protein sequence MEEYDQFAKEYASGTEDLEQKTRREFYSRLPELKGRVLLDVGCGCGHDGAYYASQGAVVYGMDVSEKEIAMAQERGCGEFVTAAMESLPYGNELFDVVTSLYAIQHTDDVPHSILEMIRVAKPGGTIAILAKHPFRNLLESYVNDGVSDYYAKRKVTSYIFNKSIKLIENGHTMMDYLDPEVLQSVSLELLEERTDFPASDQVVAGLTYPTYMMLKYRKLG, from the coding sequence ATGGAAGAGTATGATCAATTTGCCAAAGAGTATGCTTCGGGCACAGAGGATCTGGAGCAGAAGACCCGGAGGGAGTTCTACTCCCGGCTGCCTGAGCTGAAGGGGAGGGTGCTTCTTGATGTCGGATGCGGCTGTGGTCATGACGGGGCATACTATGCCTCACAGGGGGCGGTTGTTTATGGTATGGATGTTTCGGAAAAAGAGATTGCGATGGCCCAGGAGAGAGGGTGCGGAGAGTTTGTGACAGCCGCAATGGAGTCACTCCCTTACGGAAATGAGCTATTCGATGTGGTGACCAGCCTCTATGCCATCCAGCATACGGATGATGTGCCGCACTCGATTCTTGAGATGATTCGTGTAGCCAAGCCCGGGGGGACCATTGCCATTCTGGCCAAGCACCCCTTTCGCAATCTGCTTGAGAGTTATGTCAATGACGGGGTATCGGACTATTATGCCAAACGAAAGGTTACCTCATACATTTTCAACAAGTCCATAAAACTTATCGAGAACGGCCATACCATGATGGACTATCTCGATCCGGAGGTACTGCAATCAGTCTCGCTTGAGCTGCTTGAAGAGAGAACCGATTTTCCCGCCAGCGACCAGGTTGTTGCGGGCCTGACCTATCCGACCTACATGATGCTGAAATACCGGAAGCTCGGATGA